In Plasmodium vinckei vinckei genome assembly, chromosome: PVVCY_13, a single genomic region encodes these proteins:
- a CDS encoding calcium-dependent protein kinase 5, putative, which translates to MCDHIMGSKHDGEYVNLKEKDESHQCENTKSTMADCEDDYSIITLCTKCLSSKAEANKNKVVLDSKAFRDSRSKRRSSVNITRDMLNNNLNLSPYFDRSQIIQETILMNNDELEELYELDKSKLGKGSYGNVVKAINKKTGQAKAIKIIDKKRINNIERLKREILIMKQMDHPNIIKLYEVYEDSEKLYLVLELCTGGELFDKIVKHGSFSEYETYKIMRQIFSALTYCHSKNIIHRDLKPENILYVDSSDDSPIQIIDWGFASKCMNNHNLKSVVGTPYYIAPEILRGKYDKKCDIWSSGVIMYILLCGYPPFNGKNNDDILKKVKKGDFVFDSNYWSKISLDAKEFICECLNYNYKERIDVHRIVNHKWFKKFKTYNHITINKNLGKELIEKFKQFHKLCKIKKLAITCIAYQLNKKKFGKMKKTFEAFDHNGDGVLTISEIFQCLKVGDNEIDRDLYYLLKQLDTDGNGLIDYTEFLAACLDHSILEQDAICRNAFKVFDANGDGIISKDELLNVLSFSNDQMTFSKEIIESVIKEVDANNDGYIDYDEFYKMMSAKPSKME; encoded by the coding sequence ATGTGTGACCATATAATGGGTAGTAAACATGATGGGGAATATGTGAATCTCAAAGAGAAGGATGAAAGTCATCAGTGcgaaaatacaaaaagtACTATGGCAGATTGTGAAGACGATTATTCAATTATAACATTATGTACAAAATGTTTATCATCAAAAGCAGaagcaaataaaaataaagtcgTATTAGATAGTAAAGCATTTAGAGATAGTCGAAGTAAACGTCGTTCAAGTGTAAATATAACTAGAGATatgttaaataataatttaaatttatcacCATATTTTGATAGATCACAAATAATTCAAGAAACAATTCTTATGAATAATGATGAGTTGGAAGAATTGTATGAATTAGATAAATCTAAATTAGGTAAAGGATCTTATGGTAATGTTGTAAAagctataaataaaaaaacaggCCAAGCAAAagctataaaaattatagataaaaaaagaataaataatattgaacgattaaaaagagaaatattaattatgaaACAAATGGATCAtccaaatattataaaattatatgaagtATATGAAGATagtgaaaaattatatttagttTTAGAATTATGTACAGGTGGTGAATTATTTGATAAGATTGTAAAACATGGTAGTTTTTCTGAATATGAaacttataaaataatgagaCAAATATTTTCAGCTTTGACATATTGTcatagtaaaaatataattcataGAGATTTAAAAccagaaaatatattatatgttgaTAGTTCTGATGATTCAccaatacaaataatagaTTGGGGTTTTGCAAGTAAATGTATGAACAatcataatttaaaatcCGTTGTCGGAACTCCTTATTATATTGCACCTGAAATTTTAAGAGggaaatatgataaaaaatgtgataTTTGGAGTAGTGGTgtaattatgtatattttactttGTGGTTATCCACCAtttaatggaaaaaataatgatgatatattaaaaaaagttaaaaaaggAGATTTTGTTTTTGATTCTAATTATTGGTCGAAAATAAGTTTAGATGCAAAAGAATTCATTTGTGAatgtttaaattataattataaagaaaGAATAGATGTACATAGAATTGTAAATCATAAAtggtttaaaaaatttaaaacatataatcatataactattaataaaaatttaggTAAAGAattaatagaaaaatttaaacaatttcataaattatgtaaaataaaaaagttagCTATTACATGTATTGCATatcaattaaataaaaaaaaatttggaaaaatgaaaaaaacatttgaaGCATTTGATCATAATGGTGATGGAGTTTTAACTATATCAGAAATCTTTCAATGTTTAAAAGTTGGTGATAATGAAATAGATAGagatttatattatttattaaaacaattaGACACAGATGGTAATGGACTAATTGATTATACAGAATTTTTAGCAGCTTGTTTAGATCATAGTATTTTAGAACAAGATGCTATTTGTAGAAATGCTTTTAAAGTTTTTGATGCAAATGGTGATGGAATTATTTCAAAAGATGAACTTTTAAATGTTCTCTCTTTTTCAAATGATCAAATGACATTTagtaaagaaataattgaaAGCGTAATAAAAGAAGTAGACGCAAACAATGATGGCTATATCGATTATGATgagttttataaaatgatgTCTGCCAAGCCGTCCAAGATGGAGTAA
- a CDS encoding LMBR1 domain-containing protein, putative: MDITTCTIFVIFVLIIFILCGIFYNYYVKQNESTLLTLVVFILSLSTTFTLVLFIPIDIYLVSNGNLEISNLEISQKLISRFYKSMFWTLIFEAYILVPFSYFYLKNQKSYKNEFDDSLEACENVIESLKKTIYFIFFLVALSIIGLIYRPGHKISMEKGKELDYISDLFDVKHTGESAILFLMGCVVFIGVSFWVSYTSYGLACLPIELLKQKDIEYDKKEIEHRFENLKEKEALIKKKYNTPNEIKEDDKLEIVKINNMKRLLSKYNYKLQEIEKTSESWVAYILGIAFTFRVLTGLIFLAFSSIIYLSLLASITDKYFNSICAYKCGFVLDQINTLYNMVDSSLMFFSKYFPLDILVIASLALYIFCCSVYGIVNVGIRIFFIPLYKLKAKKTSPETMLVFCFVMIHIILVLVMSLLTIAPNYVTYGVQKIKINDEIGYIKCSLKTDKHICKMSVLSVFFNKIFFGIPYFANSYFFSNWFFILMYTLSLLYTIFFKKLSYLDRLKDLELNSESLDEQMNLLPLEKLT, from the exons atggATATCACTACTTGTactatttttgttatttttgttttg aTAATATTTATCTTGTGTGgaatattttacaattattatgtaaaacaaaatgaatcGACGCTGCTAACTTTagttgtttttattttatcccTAAGTACGACCTTTACTTTGGTTTTGTTCATACCAATAGATATATATCTAGTATCAAATGGG AACCTAGAGATATCGAATTTAGAGATAAGTCAGAAACTTATATCCCGATTTTATAAGT cTATGTTTTGGACACTAATATTTgaagcatatattttagttCCGTTTtcctatttttatcttaaaAATCAAA AATCATATAAGAATGAATTTGATGATAGTTTAGAAGCTTGCGAAAATGTGATCGAATCCTTAAAGAAAACA atatattttatattttttttagttgcACTTTCAATAATTGGTCTAATTTATCGACCTGGACATAAAATTTCAATg gAAAAAGGGAAAGAATTGGATTATATTTCTGATCTATTTGATGTAAAACATa ctGGAGAATCTGCTATTCTGTTTTTGATGGGATGTGTTGTCTTTATAGGCGTATCGTTTTGGGTTTCATACaca agtTATGGATTGGCTTGTTTACCTATCGAACTATTGAAACAAAAGGATATCGAATATGACAAAAAAGAAATCGAGCATcgttttgaaaatttaaaggAGAAAGAAGCCCTGATCAAA aaaaaatataatacaccaaatgaaataaagGAGGATGATAAACTcgaaattgtaaaaattaataacatGAAAAG atTGCTGAGCAAGTATAATTACAAACTCCAggaaattgaaaaaacaTCAGAGTCTTGGGtggcatatatattaggaATAGCATTTACATTTAG agtTTTAACGGGGCTAATATTTTTGGCGTTCTCATCGATTATATATCTGTCCCTTTTGGCGTCCATAACGGATAAA TACTTTAACTCCATTTGCGCTTACAAGTGTGGATTCGTTTTGGACCAAATAAATACACTGTATAACATGGTTGATTCGTCCTTgatgtttttttcaaag tattttCCTTTGGATATTTTGGTCATAGCAAGTTTGGCTTtgtacattttttgttgCTCTGTATATGGAATTGTAAATGTGGGAATtcgcattttttttattccacTATACAAGCTAAAAGCTAAAAAAACATCTCCCGAG ACAATGTTagttttttgttttgtcATGATCCACATTATTTTAGTATTAGTAATGAGTCTCCTAACG ATTGCACCGAATTATGTAACATATGGAGTACAAAAGATAAAGATAAAT gACGAAATAGGATACATTAAATGCTCTTTAAAAACAGACAAGCACATTTGTAAAATGTCAGTTCTGtctgtattttttaacaagATTTTTTTCg GTATCCCATACTTTGCAAACAGttactttttttctaaCTGGTTCTTTATAC TGATGTACACGCTTTCCCTTTTGTATacgatattttttaaaaagctGAGTTACCTAGACCGATTGAAA GACCTTGAATTGAATTCTGAGAGTTTGGACGAACAAATGAATTTACTACCTTTAGAGAAGTTGACATAg
- a CDS encoding 26S proteasome regulatory subunit RPN3, putative, whose amino-acid sequence MKEKTKKAEHTDQNEETKEENEKINIFINNLLASINYINNAILYKDNRFILRMLKYIKNMRLSIKNDSDNLMPILISLINKIFKDTYPIYTILHKYINQYNEINKQNIVEISALNDKTYANALPEIEVFLYILFMVHLIDKKLYDECIELSTRIVNRVNKLNRRSLDFINAKVYFYYSWVHELRGKISQVRQELLFIYRNACLHRDVMTQTVVLNLILRDYIKNNLYDMAVKFVSKTLFPENMSSNVQHARYLYYIGKILAIQLDYSESHSKITQALRKAPQNIHTAKGFKLEATKLEIIVELLMGDIPDRSLFTNKIMRNKLIPYKHVVTAVRNGDINKFANVMNNYKKLFVRDGVYLLIKRIHHNVIKTALRIINLSYSRISIADIGKKIGVESPMDIVGITAKAIHDGVIGATIDYDNLYVESKPNTDIYITGDPMKAFHKRIAFCLQLYSDAVKAMQYPNENEKTENAEAKERKMRQQEEFAQAEEGELGDDTDLL is encoded by the exons atgaaagaaaaaacgaaaaaagcAGAGCATACAGatcaaaatgaagaaacaAAGGAAgagaatgaaaaaataaatatatttattaataactTATTGGCAAGTATAAACTATATCAATAAtgcaatattatataaagacAATAGATTTATACTTCGTatgttaaaatatataaaaaacatgcGTTtgagtataaaaaatgatagtgACAATTTAATGCCAATCTTAATaagtttaataaataaaatatttaaagatACCTAtcctatatatacaatattacataaatatataaatcagTATAACGAAATtaacaaacaaaatatcGTAGAAATATCAGCTTTGAATGATAAAACATATGCAAACGCTTTACCAGAAATTGAagtatttctttatattttatttatggtCCATTTAATAGATAAAAAGTTATATGATGAATGTATTGAATTATCTACACGAATTGTAAATAGagtaaacaaattaaatagaCGATCTTTAGATTTTATAAATGcaaaagtatatttttattattcatgGGTACATGAACTAAGAGGTAAAATATCTCAAGTTCGAcaagaattattatttatttatagaaaTGCATGTTTACATAGAGATGTTATGACTCAAACTGTTGtcttaaatttaatattaagagattatataaaaaataatttatatgatatgGCTGTTAAGTTTGTCAGTAAAACTTTATTCCCTGAAAATATGTCATCAAATGTTCAACATGCAaggtatttatattatattggaaaaatattagCTATACAATTAGATTATAGTGAATCTCATAGTAAAATTACACAAGCTCTAAGAAAAGCACcacaaaatatacatacagCTAAAGGATTTAAACTTGAAGCTACAAAATTAGAAATAATTGTTGAATTACTTATGGGTGATATACCAGACCGATCATTATTTACtaacaaaattatgagaaataaattaattccTTATAAACATGTTGTAACAGCAGTTAGAAATggagatataaataaatttgcaAATGTCatgaataattataaaaagcTTTTTGTTAGAGATGGTGTTTATTTACTAATCAAAAGAATTCATCACAATGTCATCAAAACGGCTCTTCGAATAATTAACCTTTCCTACTCCCGCATATCCATC GCTGACATTGGGAAAAAGATCGGAGTCGAGTCCCCTATGGATATCGTAGGCATAACTGCAAAGGCAATTCATGATGGAGTGATAGGTGCAACAATCGATTATGACAATCTATATGTTGAATCAAAACCTAATacagatatatatattacaggAGATCCTATGAAAGCATTTCATAAAAGAATTGCATTTTGTTTGCAACTTTATTCTGATGCAGTAAAAGCAATGCAATACcctaatgaaaatgaaaaaacagAAAATGCAGAGGCCAAAGAAAGGAAAATGAGACAACAAGAGGAGTTTGCTCAAGCTGAGGAAGGCGAACTTGGTGATGACACGGATTTGTTGTGA
- a CDS encoding 60S ribosomal protein L6-2, putative yields the protein MAKSSKDTKTVAATGDKKNALKHYVIKGQKKILTPVRAKKTIAKKHYGRKLASKKKFVVQRKMRKSIEVGKVAIILTGKHMGKRCIIAKVLKSGLLAVVGPYEVNGVPLKRVDPRYLIVTSTNIFDFDNLSQIKEKFIQSAEKIHDEIFRKSMDIKKRQKKLLKNKDEALFMNDVIQKIKEIRDSDPKMKRIKLLQKEIGDILKPELSKDKMFRSYIKSKFTLRNNMAFHNMKF from the coding sequence atggcaAAAAGTAGTAAAGATACAAAAACTGTAGCAGCCACTGGTGATAAGAAAAATGCTTTAAAGCATTATGTAATAAAAggtcaaaaaaaaatccttACCCCAGTACGagcaaaaaaaactatTGCTAAAAAACACTATGGAAGAAAATTAGCttcaaagaaaaaatttgtTGTACAAAGAAAAATGAGAAAATCAATTGAAGTAGGAAAAGTAGCTATTATATTAACAGGAAAACATATGGGAAAACGATGTATAATAGCTAAGGTATTAAAATCAGGCTTACTAGCTGTAGTAGGTCCATATGAAGTTAATGGTGTACCTTTAAAAAGAGTAGATCCAAGATATTTAATAGTAACATCAACAAACATTTTTGATTTTGATAACTTATCACAAATCAAAGAGAAATTTATTCAATCTGCTGAAAAAATTCATGATGAAATTTTCAGAAAATCTAtggatattaaaaaaaggcaaaaaaaattattaaaaaataaagatgagGCCCTTTTTATGAATGAtgttatacaaaaaattaaagaaatacGAGATTCTGATccaaaaatgaaaagaataaaattattacaaaaagaaataggagatatattaaaacCAGAACTATCAAAAGATAAAATGTTTAgatcatatataaaatcaaaattcACCTTAAGAAATAATATGGCCTTTCACAACATGAaattttaa
- a CDS encoding elongation factor 1-gamma, putative — protein MDLKLLGPKNDIRCLKVQTVASFCNVKLNMPAFEIGVDDKKEEFVKESPMKRLPVLITPDGSLFESNAIAKYLCSIRREHNLLGKGSFEEGQVNMWVDFCTFELEIPVCCYISNKSNEKSLKHIQDTFACLNKHLLLNQFMVGNNITLVDIFMSVIINFCIKSGKMTEDFLKKYGNLNRLYTTIINQKQFKYVMGSGSAGNNKKAPAQAKQQNNKDKKKPKDDAEDDINLFSDDGLNEKKPKKTNPLDLLPPSKFSLDNWKYKFSNEKDLLKNAMPTFWETYDSNGFSLYYMRYDKLEDECQISFVACNMASGFLQRLENNFSKYSFAVISVLGENKNYDIEGVWLFRGTEIPFEMKDHPSFEYHIFKKLDINNSNDKKLVEDYWCSKETIANRPVCDRKVWK, from the exons ATGGATTTa AAACTCCTTGGTCCCAAAAATGATATCCGATGCTTGAAGGTACAAACTGTTGCTTCGTTTTGTAACGTAAAGCTAAATATGCCAGCATTTGAAATTGGTGTTGATGATAAGAAAGAAGAGTTTGTAAAAGAATCCCCTATGAAAAGGCTACCAGTTTTAATAACACCTGATGGTAGTTTATTTGAAAGTAATGCCATagcaaaatatttatgcagCATAAGGAGAgaacataatttattagGAAAGGGAAGTTTTGAAGAAGGTCAGGTAAATATGTGGGTAGATTTTTGTACATTTGAATTAGAAATTCCAGTATGTTGCTATATTAGtaataaatcaaatgaAAAGTCTCTAAAACATATTCAAGATACTTTTGCTTGCCTAAATAAGCATTTGTTACTAAACCAATTTATGGTAGGTAACAACATAACTCTTgttgatatttttatgtccgtaattataaatttttgtattaaatCTGGAAAAATGACCGAagactttttaaaaaaatatggaaactTAAACAGATTATATACAACTATAATTAATCAgaaacaatttaaatatgttatgGGTTCAGGATCAGCTggaaataacaaaaaagcACCTGCCCAAGCAAaacaacaaaataataaggatAAGAAAAAACCCAAAGATGATGCTGAAGatgatattaatttatttagtGACGATGGACTTAATGAGAAAAaaccaaaaaaaacaaacccATTAGATTTATTACCACCATCTAAGTTTTCGCTAGATAAttggaaatataaatttagtaatgaaaaagatttattaaaaaatgcaatGCCCACCTTTTGGGAAACTTATGATAGTAATGGTTTTTCATTATACTATATGAGATATGATAAGTTAGAAGATGAATGTCAAATATCTTTTGTTGCATGTAATATGGCTAGTGGATTTTTACAAAgattagaaaataatttttcaaaatattcatttgcAGTTATATCAGTTTTaggtgaaaataaaaattatgatattgAAGGTGTTTGGTTATTTAGAGGTACTGAAATTCCTTTTGAAATGAAAGATCATCCATCTTTTGAATatcacatttttaaaaaattagatattaataatagtaatgataaaaaactTGTTGAAGATTATTGGTGCTCAAAAGAAACCATAGCAAATCGACCAGTTTGTGACAGAAAAGTTTggaaataa
- a CDS encoding SprT-like domain-containing protein, putative translates to MYNELNKLTSIENEYLQKSGKKRRQKTRPFYLISSEDETQIVDNSIVTNKDSNTANNPISNNVESYYKSDVQEEDPYTLEVIRQLSSIRIDSTTDSSNGKDVHTINRVRRKKEKKKEKKRKKKKGKNNKIIHHIPSVECVEDAIIYDESKDTEFPDLHELFSEYNLKYFYNRLESVQVKWSNKMKLCAGICIFKKSGYCCIRLSLPLLKLRKIKEYKETLLHEMIHAFLFLNQKKSDKNDGHGPEFKKHMYRINKLAGLSISIYHSFHDEVHFYRNHVWRCTGICRKYPPHFGYIKRSMNRPPGPKEKWWRSHSTYCSGYFVKIKELEDSKNGGENANKQVPDLNTTLEEISIPQKSKEKSQEKNIDDRKNDTIQADDVMDDSMFNDTIIITDSNKKKLRKKVDAYDNEFDIINLIKTLFNNSKESNIHNFSTPDNSIDYHKAFKSKNYFEID, encoded by the exons atgtacaatgagttaaacaaattaacatctatagaaaatgaatatttgcaaaaaagtggaaaaaaaagaagacaAAAAACTAgaccattttatttaatttcaaGCGAAGATGAAACTCAAATTGTAGACAATTCCATCGTCACAAACAAGGATAGTAATACTGCAAATAATCCAATTTCAAATAATGTAGAAAGTTATTACAAAAGTGATGTGCAAGAAGAAGATCCTTATACTCTTGAAGTTATACGACAGTTAAGTTCGATAAGAATCGATTCAACCACAGATTCTTCGAATGGTAAGGATGTTCATACTATCAATCGAGTCAGGAggaaaaaagagaaaaaaaaagaaaaaaaaagaaaaaaaaaaaaaggaaaaaataataaaattattcatCACATTCCAAGTGTAGAATGTGTAGAAGATGCCATAATTTATGATGAATCAa aGGATACAGAATTTCCAGATTTACATGAACTTTTTTCAGAATataatttgaaatatttttataatagaTTAGAAAGTGTGCAAGTAAAATGGagtaataaaatgaaattatgtGCTggaatatgcatatttaag AAGTCTGGATACTGCTGTATTAGACTATCACTCCCTTTACTAAAACttcgaaaaataaaagaatacAAA GAAACATTATTACATGAAATGATTCAtgcctttttatttttaaatcaaaaaaaatctgATAAAAACGATGGACATGGCCct GAATTCAAAAAGCATATGTAcagaataaataaattggCAGGTCTAAgtataagtatatatcaCAGTTTTCATGATGAAGTTCATTTTTATCGAAATCACGTCTGGCGATGCaca GGAATTTGCAGAAAATATCCCCCACATTTTGGATATATAAAGCGATCCATGAATCGTCCACCCGGGCCAAAGGAAAAGTGGT GGAGGAGCCACTCGACTTACTGTTCAggatattttgtaaaaattaaagaattGGAGGATTCTAAAAATGGTGGAGAAAATGCAAATAAACAAGTGCCTGATCTTAATACAACCCTAGAAGAGATTAGTATCCCACAAAAaagtaaagaaaaaagtcaagaaaaaaatatag ATGatagaaaaaatgataCCATACAAGCGGACGATGTAATGGATGATTCCATGTTCAATgatacaataataataacagattcaaataaaaaaaaactgaGAAAAAAAGTAGATGCATATGATAATGAGtttgatataataaatctCATTAAAACGCTGTTTAACAATAGTAAAGAAAGtaatattcataatttttcaacTCCCGATAATTCAATAGATTATCATAAAGCatttaaaagtaaaaacTATTTTGAAATAGATTAA